The Acidobacteriota bacterium genome includes a window with the following:
- a CDS encoding methyltransferase — protein sequence MTKGTVIAAMFCALLAFGMMSSLPGAGTEGTEAFDARVRETLESHNRSWGGMNVPEADGRALYDLIVRNNYKRALEIGTSNGYSGMWIAWALSKTGGKLITVEIDAGRHREALGYFARAGLDRYIDARLGDAHEVVPALEGPFDFVFCDADKEWYARYLEAVLPKLTVGGIFAAHNVSQRPARGGRMGGRGFGGGPAGDFLEFARSLPNLETSIADIPGSAGLSVSRKTK from the coding sequence ATGACAAAAGGCACCGTCATCGCGGCGATGTTCTGCGCCCTCCTGGCGTTCGGCATGATGTCGTCTCTCCCGGGGGCGGGCACGGAGGGGACGGAGGCGTTCGACGCCCGGGTGCGGGAGACCCTCGAGAGCCACAACCGCTCCTGGGGGGGGATGAACGTTCCCGAGGCGGACGGCAGGGCGCTCTACGACCTCATCGTCCGGAACAACTACAAGCGCGCGCTCGAAATCGGGACCTCGAACGGGTACTCCGGAATGTGGATAGCCTGGGCGCTGTCCAAAACCGGCGGGAAACTGATCACCGTCGAAATCGACGCGGGGCGCCACAGGGAGGCGCTCGGGTATTTCGCCCGCGCGGGGCTGGACCGGTATATCGACGCGAGGCTGGGGGACGCGCATGAAGTGGTGCCGGCGCTCGAAGGCCCCTTCGATTTTGTGTTCTGCGACGCGGACAAGGAGTGGTACGCGAGGTATCTGGAGGCCGTCCTTCCGAAACTGACCGTGGGGGGGATCTTTGCGGCCCACAACGTGTCGCAGCGTCCGGCGCGCGGCGGCCGCATGGGCGGACGGGGCTTCGGCGGCGGTCCCGCCGGCGATTTCCTGGAATTCGCCCGCAGCCTGCCGAACCTGGAAACCTCCATCGCGGACATTCCAGGTTCGGCGGGCCTCAGCGTCAGCCGCAAG
- a CDS encoding BamA/TamA family outer membrane protein: protein MKRRMPVLLSLLVLLAAGDRLGAQPQSPRVGLVLSGGGARGAAHIGVLRVLEQAGIPVESITGTSMGALVGGLYAVGHSPDEIERFLESQDWNNLFSDAPQRRLTPLIERSDTRYQGQVTFRGWNPELPSGLWGGQRLTETLDILTTRQMLEAGYDFDRLRVRFRAVATNLLDGTPYVFRQGSMTQALRASMAVPLLFTPLQHEGMLLADGGLANNLPTDVAHAMGADILIAVDVTSPLLDAEDLRTFFNVIDQSISLQMSDNVRVNRRLASLLLKPDLEGLSGSDYGKIPEIVRRGEEAARARMEELKELTRESLPRALPHSPRSAPPVIGSISFEGLAQIPASQLQAGMRVRPGDRADPASIGAEVSRLYATRFFESVSYTLEPLKDDAYHLKFVVREALLNTLGASLRYDNDYQFVALAEYTARQLFHTSSKLTVSTQFGGLESHFASLRIVPPSLPFLFVEPRVEVGRLERLDIREEERIDKFTDKRESGQLTVGALLCRQLELSGGYRFERVRITGGSDPFRVEGSSRHAGLLFRLHWDSLDDVEFPHSGVRVDLGADLQERELGGDFDYSRWHAEYRQHLTPWPGSTLQFMAGGAYSDGDVPFYDLIFVGGHSFADAASRQFLGLRRDEFRVRQLAVVGVGYRRQIFARPLNLVKRGYLTATYNGAFLGERSAPPYDYRYFNGIGVGLAADTMIGPLHVQAGWGEGGRLNFHLSFGPRF from the coding sequence ATGAAGCGTCGCATGCCCGTTCTTCTTTCCCTCCTCGTCCTGCTGGCCGCCGGGGACCGCCTCGGGGCGCAGCCACAGTCTCCCAGGGTAGGGCTGGTGCTCAGCGGGGGGGGTGCCCGCGGCGCCGCGCACATCGGAGTCCTGAGGGTGCTCGAGCAGGCAGGGATCCCGGTGGAGTCGATCACCGGAACGAGCATGGGCGCCCTGGTCGGGGGGCTGTACGCCGTGGGGCACAGCCCGGACGAAATCGAGCGGTTCCTGGAAAGCCAGGACTGGAACAACCTTTTCAGCGACGCGCCGCAGCGCCGCCTCACCCCCCTGATCGAACGGAGCGACACGCGCTACCAGGGCCAGGTCACCTTTCGGGGCTGGAATCCCGAACTCCCGAGCGGGTTGTGGGGAGGCCAGCGCCTGACGGAAACGCTGGATATCCTGACCACCCGCCAGATGCTCGAGGCGGGGTACGACTTCGACCGGCTCCGCGTCCGTTTCCGCGCCGTGGCCACGAACCTCCTCGACGGCACTCCCTACGTGTTCAGGCAAGGGTCCATGACGCAGGCGCTCCGGGCATCGATGGCGGTCCCGCTCCTGTTCACGCCGCTCCAGCACGAAGGCATGCTGCTGGCCGACGGGGGGCTGGCCAACAACCTCCCCACCGACGTCGCCCACGCCATGGGCGCGGACATCCTCATCGCCGTGGACGTCACCTCCCCGCTCCTGGACGCGGAGGACCTCCGGACCTTCTTCAACGTCATCGACCAGTCGATCAGCCTCCAGATGAGCGACAACGTGCGGGTGAACCGGCGGCTCGCCTCCCTGCTCCTGAAGCCCGACCTGGAGGGGCTCTCCGGCAGCGATTACGGGAAGATCCCCGAAATCGTCCGCCGGGGGGAGGAAGCGGCCCGGGCGCGCATGGAGGAACTGAAAGAGCTGACCCGGGAATCCCTCCCGCGGGCGCTCCCCCATTCCCCCCGGTCCGCCCCCCCCGTCATCGGCTCCATCTCCTTCGAGGGGCTGGCGCAGATCCCCGCCTCCCAGCTCCAGGCGGGGATGCGGGTCCGGCCGGGGGACAGGGCGGACCCGGCCTCCATAGGCGCGGAGGTCAGCCGGCTGTACGCGACCCGGTTTTTCGAGAGCGTCTCCTACACCCTCGAGCCGCTGAAGGACGACGCCTATCACCTCAAATTCGTGGTCCGGGAGGCGCTGCTGAACACCCTGGGAGCGAGCCTCCGCTACGACAACGACTACCAGTTCGTGGCCCTGGCGGAGTACACCGCGCGCCAGCTCTTTCACACCTCCTCGAAGCTGACGGTCTCGACCCAGTTCGGGGGGCTGGAAAGCCATTTCGCCTCCCTCCGCATCGTCCCCCCATCGCTCCCGTTTCTCTTCGTGGAGCCGCGGGTCGAGGTCGGCAGGCTGGAGCGGCTGGACATCCGGGAGGAGGAGCGCATCGACAAGTTCACCGACAAGCGCGAGAGCGGCCAGCTGACCGTCGGCGCCCTCCTCTGCCGCCAGCTGGAACTCTCCGGCGGGTACCGCTTCGAGCGGGTGCGCATCACCGGCGGCTCCGATCCCTTCCGGGTGGAGGGCTCCTCACGGCATGCGGGGCTCCTCTTCCGCCTTCACTGGGATTCGCTCGATGACGTCGAATTCCCCCACAGCGGGGTGAGGGTGGATTTGGGGGCTGACCTGCAGGAACGGGAACTCGGCGGGGATTTCGACTATTCCCGCTGGCATGCCGAATACCGCCAGCACCTGACCCCCTGGCCCGGGTCCACGCTGCAATTCATGGCCGGCGGCGCGTATTCGGACGGGGATGTCCCCTTCTACGACCTCATTTTCGTCGGGGGGCACTCGTTCGCGGACGCGGCCTCCCGGCAGTTTCTCGGGCTCCGCAGGGACGAGTTCCGGGTACGCCAACTGGCCGTCGTGGGCGTCGGTTACCGGCGCCAGATCTTCGCTCGCCCCCTCAACCTGGTCAAGCGCGGCTACCTGACCGCGACCTACAACGGCGCCTTCCTCGGCGAACGCTCCGCCCCCCCCTACGATTACCGCTATTTCAACGGGATAGGAGTAGGGCTGGCGGCCGACACCATGATCGGCCCGCTCCACGTCCAGGCCGGGTGGGGGGAGGGGGGGAGGCTGAACTTCCACCTCTCCTTCGGCCCCAGGTTCTGA